One part of the Bdellovibrio bacteriovorus genome encodes these proteins:
- a CDS encoding D-glycero-alpha-D-manno-heptose-1,7-bisphosphate 7-phosphatase, translated as MSHPLELLIVETVQLGGSLVFIADQNPATLSQWQQPLVQDFAGEIPFVTRTAQDLRAQKYVTRPEDLVIFQSNQKSILSSLDAVLNGQRLLVGDEVSPAESHQWDYAFADLSLHKWQLILQSLKAHWGQWSALQGLDGEHGAGCLFLDRDDVVVKNVPYNKDPEAVQLLPGICELINSAHAQSYWVALVTNQSGLGRGWISWSQYQSVHQRMMQLLAQQGAWIDDCEWSAFIDEAGSPRGRLLAGLRKPRNGMLLKVNNKLRVNMAKSVMVGDSASDLKAAFAAGVGRLYLLASEKTDKEVKSLQAHQSAYSGFKFTVLEKLSDLKL; from the coding sequence ATGTCACATCCCCTGGAACTTTTGATTGTTGAAACAGTTCAGTTGGGCGGCAGTCTGGTCTTTATTGCGGATCAGAATCCGGCCACATTGTCGCAATGGCAGCAGCCATTGGTGCAGGACTTTGCCGGGGAGATTCCTTTCGTCACGCGCACGGCGCAGGATCTGCGGGCACAAAAGTATGTCACACGCCCTGAAGATCTGGTTATTTTCCAGTCCAACCAAAAATCGATCCTGTCTTCCCTGGATGCCGTTCTGAATGGCCAGCGTCTGTTGGTGGGGGATGAAGTTTCGCCGGCGGAGTCCCATCAGTGGGACTATGCTTTTGCGGATTTAAGCCTGCACAAGTGGCAGTTGATTTTGCAAAGTTTAAAAGCGCACTGGGGGCAATGGTCTGCCTTGCAGGGTTTGGATGGCGAACACGGGGCAGGCTGTCTGTTCCTGGATCGCGATGATGTTGTGGTTAAGAATGTTCCCTATAACAAAGACCCCGAAGCCGTTCAGTTGCTTCCGGGAATTTGTGAATTGATTAACAGCGCTCATGCGCAGTCCTATTGGGTGGCACTGGTGACAAACCAGTCCGGTTTGGGGCGAGGCTGGATCAGTTGGTCCCAGTATCAGTCCGTGCATCAGCGCATGATGCAGCTTTTGGCCCAGCAGGGGGCGTGGATTGACGACTGTGAGTGGTCGGCGTTTATCGACGAAGCGGGCAGTCCGCGCGGCCGTTTGCTGGCGGGCCTTCGCAAACCTCGTAACGGCATGTTGCTGAAGGTGAACAACAAGCTGCGTGTGAACATGGCGAAATCTGTGATGGTCGGAGATAGTGCTTCTGATTTGAAAGCGGCTTTTGCCGCCGGGGTCGGACGTCTTTACCTGCTGGCTTCAGAGAAAACTGATAAGGAAGTCAAATCCCTGCAGGCGCATCAGTCCGCATACTCTGGTTTTAAGTTTACAGTTTTGGAAAAACTCTCGGACCTGAAGCTTTAA
- a CDS encoding lysylphosphatidylglycerol synthase transmembrane domain-containing protein, whose protein sequence is MVKHTKKLLVQSFKILFSAGIIYWLIQSGKLNFSALKNLLTPTTASVALLLVLLNLFLASERWRTLIRSQGMNAGPLKVFKLSLIGSFFNFAMPGGVGGDVIKAYYFTRANPGSKVIAVTSVLMDRVLGLFAMVLLALLVMLYDLNHIMTIPALTTLFWFILALFFAFVIALALIFSPQIYKTSLLKRVINKLPLSEKFMKLYESMHLYGKDGKRFMLVLLLSLLSQGCSIVFLIIAGNAAGYSEVAAKTYFLVAPLGYMATAIPISPAGVGVGQAAFYFLFNIYNGSTSEVGPTVITAFQVTNFVVSLLGAFFYLRIKERVDASTLEDLG, encoded by the coding sequence ATGGTTAAACACACCAAAAAGCTTTTGGTTCAGTCCTTTAAGATTCTTTTTTCAGCCGGCATCATTTACTGGCTGATCCAATCCGGAAAGCTGAACTTCTCTGCCCTTAAAAACCTGCTGACGCCGACCACGGCGTCTGTGGCACTGCTTTTGGTTTTGCTGAACCTTTTCCTGGCCAGCGAAAGATGGCGCACCCTGATTCGCTCTCAAGGAATGAATGCCGGCCCTCTGAAAGTCTTCAAACTCAGCCTGATCGGCTCGTTCTTTAACTTTGCCATGCCCGGCGGGGTCGGTGGCGATGTCATCAAGGCTTACTATTTCACCCGTGCCAATCCCGGATCAAAAGTCATTGCCGTGACCAGCGTCCTGATGGACCGGGTTCTGGGCCTGTTTGCCATGGTGCTATTGGCACTGCTGGTGATGCTTTATGACCTGAACCACATCATGACCATCCCGGCCCTGACGACGCTGTTCTGGTTTATTCTGGCGCTGTTCTTTGCGTTTGTGATTGCTTTGGCTTTGATCTTTTCCCCACAGATCTACAAAACCTCGCTGCTAAAGCGTGTGATCAACAAACTGCCTTTGTCTGAAAAATTCATGAAGCTTTATGAAAGCATGCATCTTTATGGCAAAGACGGAAAACGCTTCATGCTGGTGCTGCTTCTAAGCCTGCTGTCCCAGGGCTGCTCGATCGTGTTTTTGATCATCGCCGGCAATGCCGCAGGCTATTCTGAAGTGGCTGCCAAAACCTATTTCCTGGTGGCACCACTGGGCTATATGGCGACAGCCATCCCAATTTCCCCGGCAGGGGTTGGTGTGGGTCAGGCGGCTTTCTATTTCCTGTTTAATATCTACAACGGAAGCACATCCGAGGTGGGACCAACTGTGATCACGGCCTTCCAAGTGACCAACTTCGTAGTGAGCTTGCTGGGCGCTTTCTTCTATCTGCGCATCAAAGAACGCGTGGATGCCTCCACACTGGAAGACCTGGGCTAA
- a CDS encoding sugar phosphate nucleotidyltransferase translates to MWPVSRQQMPKQFCDIFGEPLQTLTLKRCLRMGSPWIVTSKALQTLTELNLKTNQGEAVKANQGEAVKANQGEAVKVVYEPVGKNTAPAVAALCKLLLDQGKGDEIVGVFPSDHLITKEDAFLKVVEFASAVAKENRVVTLGITPSYPETGYGYIQTKTASLKESGALKAYSVVKFHEKPDLKKAEEFLAQGGFSWNAGIFVFKVSHMASLFEKHQPAMWAQISALKADASNLGDIYAQVQSISIDYAIMEKLSESELACVPADFGWSDVGSWDAVAALQKGQDIINVKGKDNFVFGEPTKNYSMIGLEDVIVVDTKDALMLVKKGQSQDVRHVVETLTQAKSPLVKEHVFEYRPWGYFEILKDTENFKSKVIRVNPHSQLSYQSHAKREEHWTITQGSGEVVLNDQVIPVKAGSHIHIPLGAKHRMRNNSSEMLEFVEVQLGTYFGEDDIVRYQDDYSRN, encoded by the coding sequence TTGTGGCCCGTATCCCGTCAGCAGATGCCCAAACAATTTTGCGACATTTTCGGGGAGCCTTTACAGACTCTGACCCTGAAAAGATGTTTGCGTATGGGAAGCCCCTGGATTGTCACCTCCAAGGCCCTGCAGACACTGACCGAACTGAATCTGAAAACCAACCAAGGCGAAGCTGTTAAGGCCAACCAAGGCGAAGCTGTTAAGGCCAACCAAGGCGAAGCCGTTAAGGTTGTCTACGAACCTGTGGGCAAAAACACCGCACCTGCCGTGGCGGCTTTGTGCAAGCTTTTACTGGATCAGGGGAAGGGCGATGAAATCGTCGGAGTCTTCCCCTCGGATCATCTGATCACCAAAGAAGATGCGTTCCTGAAGGTTGTGGAATTTGCTTCTGCAGTGGCGAAAGAAAACCGTGTGGTCACGTTGGGGATCACCCCGTCTTATCCGGAAACTGGATATGGCTATATTCAAACCAAAACGGCGAGCCTGAAAGAAAGCGGGGCGCTGAAAGCGTACTCCGTGGTGAAGTTCCATGAAAAGCCGGATCTGAAGAAAGCGGAAGAGTTTTTGGCACAAGGTGGATTCAGTTGGAATGCCGGGATCTTTGTTTTCAAAGTGTCTCATATGGCAAGCCTGTTTGAAAAACATCAGCCGGCGATGTGGGCGCAAATTTCTGCCTTGAAAGCAGATGCCTCCAATTTGGGTGATATCTACGCTCAGGTGCAAAGCATTTCCATTGACTATGCGATCATGGAAAAGCTCAGCGAATCTGAACTGGCTTGCGTGCCAGCGGACTTTGGCTGGAGTGACGTGGGCTCTTGGGATGCCGTGGCTGCTTTGCAAAAGGGGCAGGACATTATCAACGTCAAAGGAAAGGACAATTTCGTCTTTGGTGAGCCGACCAAAAATTATTCTATGATCGGCTTGGAAGACGTGATTGTCGTGGACACCAAGGACGCCTTGATGCTGGTTAAAAAAGGCCAGTCCCAGGATGTGCGCCATGTGGTTGAGACTTTGACTCAGGCAAAGTCCCCGCTGGTGAAAGAGCATGTCTTTGAATACCGCCCTTGGGGTTATTTTGAAATCCTGAAGGACACAGAGAACTTTAAGTCCAAAGTCATCCGCGTAAACCCGCATTCCCAGTTGTCCTATCAGTCGCACGCCAAACGTGAGGAACACTGGACGATCACTCAAGGGTCGGGCGAGGTGGTTCTGAATGACCAGGTGATCCCGGTGAAGGCCGGAAGTCACATTCATATTCCACTGGGTGCGAAGCATCGCATGCGCAACAACTCCAGCGAGATGCTGGAATTCGTGGAGGTTCAATTGGGAACCTACTTCGGAGAAGACGACATCGTTCGTTACCAGGACGACTATTCAAGAAATTAG
- a CDS encoding murein L,D-transpeptidase catalytic domain family protein: MKKLVAALIITLASIQSYADSLYDKKIKDVRIYDMFKKQGVPEPALQRTFEFLDVNAGKTVKMKAKIRGREKTYMSTREVTIKSDFIAIIDFSKPSSERRLYIMNMQTGAVTKHFVAHGKGSGVNVAAKFSNIDGSKMSSLGLYLGGNTYYGGHGESLNLYGLEASNSNAAERDIVVHAANYVSEDYVKSQGRLGRSWGCPAVAPGIIKRMLNNFKEGGLVYAYHKDLTASTQKDPTLQVVQEHVDEEDIDLPEEEESVRKNPTAASSTSGLPTGNAEVLSVPLEESRD, from the coding sequence ATGAAGAAACTTGTGGCCGCCCTTATCATCACCCTTGCCAGCATCCAAAGTTATGCTGACAGCCTGTATGACAAGAAAATCAAAGACGTGCGCATTTACGACATGTTTAAGAAACAAGGCGTCCCTGAGCCGGCTTTGCAAAGAACTTTCGAATTCCTGGATGTCAATGCGGGTAAAACCGTTAAAATGAAAGCGAAAATCCGTGGTCGCGAAAAGACCTACATGAGCACTCGCGAGGTCACCATCAAATCGGACTTTATCGCCATTATTGATTTCTCAAAACCCTCCAGTGAAAGACGCCTTTACATCATGAACATGCAGACTGGCGCCGTGACCAAGCACTTTGTTGCACACGGCAAGGGCTCTGGCGTGAACGTGGCGGCGAAATTCTCGAACATCGATGGCTCGAAGATGTCTTCCCTGGGACTGTACCTGGGCGGCAATACTTACTATGGTGGTCACGGCGAATCTTTGAATCTGTATGGTCTGGAAGCTTCCAACAGCAACGCCGCTGAACGCGACATTGTCGTGCACGCCGCGAACTACGTTTCTGAAGACTACGTAAAAAGCCAGGGCCGTCTGGGTCGCAGCTGGGGTTGCCCGGCAGTTGCTCCGGGTATCATCAAAAGAATGCTGAACAACTTCAAAGAAGGCGGTTTGGTTTACGCATATCACAAAGACCTGACAGCCAGCACACAGAAAGACCCCACTCTGCAAGTCGTGCAAGAGCACGTGGATGAGGAAGACATCGATCTTCCTGAGGAAGAAGAAAGCGTTCGTAAGAACCCAACCGCAGCCTCTTCCACAAGCGGCCTGCCAACCGGAAACGCAGAAGTTCTATCCGTACCGCTGGAAGAATCCAGAGACTAG
- a CDS encoding HTTM domain-containing protein — translation MKLTTLTSGLNEFFFKPQPVHTVALLRVLFGVVLLINWFMVWNHLDTFWGVEGIFSLESALKMGSAFRFSLFELLPPDPRVPALLALVHLGAVIGVLFGLFTRTSIAVAFFTLISFHNRNVFVLNSSDIVIRNFLFLLFLTPCGDWLSVDRWWQVRRGLAPEEPVDKAPWGLRLMQIQFSIIYIATVMFKMKGALWADGTAVYVATRLDEFVRMPLGLLNNLLVIKFLTWSTLAVELALGTLIWIRELRYWVLLAGVGLHLGIELSMNIPMFEWIMIIVMICMVDPEDMKDWLTLAKEGRLFSSILSWRPPILAKVK, via the coding sequence ATGAAGCTAACAACTCTCACTAGTGGATTGAATGAATTTTTCTTTAAGCCCCAGCCGGTGCATACCGTGGCGTTGCTGCGAGTATTGTTCGGAGTCGTTTTGCTGATCAATTGGTTTATGGTGTGGAACCATCTGGACACGTTCTGGGGAGTTGAAGGGATCTTCTCTTTGGAAAGCGCTTTAAAGATGGGGAGCGCCTTCCGCTTTAGTTTGTTTGAACTGTTACCACCGGATCCGCGGGTGCCGGCGCTGCTGGCCCTGGTTCATTTGGGGGCGGTGATCGGGGTGCTATTCGGGCTTTTCACCCGCACCTCCATTGCGGTGGCATTTTTCACGCTGATTTCGTTTCATAACCGCAACGTCTTTGTTCTGAACAGCTCTGACATTGTGATCCGCAATTTTCTGTTTTTGTTGTTCCTGACTCCTTGTGGGGACTGGTTGTCGGTGGATCGCTGGTGGCAGGTGCGACGGGGGCTGGCGCCGGAAGAACCGGTGGATAAAGCGCCATGGGGGCTGCGTTTGATGCAGATTCAGTTCAGTATCATTTACATTGCCACGGTGATGTTCAAAATGAAGGGGGCTTTGTGGGCGGACGGGACGGCAGTATACGTTGCGACCCGTCTGGATGAATTCGTGCGCATGCCATTGGGTTTGCTGAACAATCTGCTGGTGATCAAGTTTTTGACCTGGTCGACCTTGGCGGTGGAGCTGGCTTTGGGGACTCTGATCTGGATTCGAGAACTGCGCTACTGGGTGTTGCTGGCCGGTGTGGGTTTGCACCTGGGAATCGAGCTTTCAATGAATATTCCGATGTTTGAATGGATCATGATTATAGTGATGATCTGCATGGTGGACCCAGAAGATATGAAAGACTGGCTGACACTGGCGAAAGAGGGAAGATTGTTTTCAAGTATTTTGTCCTGGAGACCGCCGATACTGGCCAAAGTTAAATAA
- a CDS encoding HTTM domain-containing protein — translation MKLRTIANSVDEFLFKPQPVYSVALLRIGLGLILLFNWLMIYTDLEVLFGPDGIVSLQTAQQYGNPLRFSLFDYMPNSYKVTATIAFVHLLAVLALTFGAWTRMSILIAFVTLTSFHHRNGFIMNSADSVLRVFLFLLLFTPSGDAFSIDRWRLRLKGKAPEVPAEKAPWALRMIQIQFCIIYIATVLFKIKGDRWVDGTAVYIATRLDDFVRFELPILNNMVLIKYITWSTLLVEFALGTLVWVKELRYWVLLAGVGLHLGIEFTMSIPVFEWAMIVVMISMVDSRDIDRWIQKLQEYRRSRTKHPEPATT, via the coding sequence ATGAAGCTACGAACAATCGCCAATAGCGTTGATGAGTTTCTGTTCAAACCGCAACCAGTCTATAGCGTCGCCCTGCTGCGAATTGGCTTGGGACTGATTCTGCTGTTCAATTGGCTGATGATATATACGGATCTGGAAGTTCTTTTTGGACCCGATGGAATTGTGTCATTGCAAACTGCGCAGCAGTACGGTAATCCCCTGCGTTTTTCTTTATTTGACTACATGCCGAACTCGTACAAAGTCACAGCCACAATTGCCTTCGTGCATCTGCTGGCCGTCCTAGCTTTGACATTCGGCGCGTGGACAAGGATGTCCATTCTAATTGCCTTTGTCACCTTGACTTCATTTCATCACCGTAACGGTTTTATCATGAACAGTGCAGACTCTGTCTTAAGAGTTTTCTTGTTCCTGCTTCTGTTCACCCCGTCTGGTGACGCTTTTTCCATCGACCGCTGGCGACTGCGCCTAAAAGGCAAAGCCCCTGAGGTTCCAGCAGAAAAAGCGCCTTGGGCCTTACGCATGATTCAGATTCAGTTCTGCATCATTTATATAGCCACGGTGTTATTCAAAATCAAAGGCGACCGCTGGGTTGATGGCACCGCTGTCTATATCGCCACGCGCCTGGATGATTTTGTCCGTTTTGAACTGCCAATTCTGAACAATATGGTCCTGATCAAATACATCACCTGGTCGACCTTGCTTGTTGAATTTGCCCTGGGAACTCTGGTGTGGGTGAAGGAACTGCGCTACTGGGTGCTGCTGGCTGGAGTCGGCCTGCATCTGGGAATTGAGTTCACAATGTCCATTCCGGTTTTTGAATGGGCGATGATTGTGGTCATGATCAGCATGGTGGATTCCCGGGACATCGACCGATGGATTCAAAAGCTTCAGGAATACCGCAGGTCCCGCACAAAACATCCCGAACCAGCAACAACATAA
- a CDS encoding protease: MKLKALLAGVLLATTMQATANEFDDGTGEFDPRPLPQYSEAELQKKIENEMAIACSGNLCKIVGQDSSGSGWTVQFQVGYGRANGGDGDTIYIGDYDNGNNNSNGYANITVTYKNYKCRSNLLVTPAVYRFVNTYLYNMVNSDGSVKRNFSPADQTVVLFYTTMLNKVSSCGSGLN, translated from the coding sequence ATGAAACTCAAGGCGCTTCTTGCGGGAGTTTTGTTGGCGACAACAATGCAGGCGACTGCGAATGAATTCGATGATGGCACTGGAGAATTCGATCCACGCCCGCTTCCTCAATATTCTGAAGCAGAGCTGCAGAAGAAAATTGAGAATGAGATGGCGATCGCCTGTTCAGGCAATCTTTGTAAGATCGTCGGCCAGGACAGCAGTGGTTCCGGATGGACCGTGCAGTTTCAGGTCGGTTACGGACGCGCCAATGGGGGCGACGGGGATACCATCTACATCGGCGACTATGACAACGGCAATAACAACAGTAACGGCTACGCAAACATCACTGTGACATACAAGAACTACAAGTGCCGTTCCAATCTGCTGGTTACGCCGGCGGTATATCGTTTTGTAAATACCTACCTGTACAACATGGTGAACTCCGATGGTTCTGTGAAGAGAAACTTCTCTCCAGCGGATCAGACGGTGGTTTTGTTCTATACAACCATGCTGAACAAAGTCAGCTCATGTGGCAGCGGTCTTAACTAG